The following proteins come from a genomic window of Triticum aestivum cultivar Chinese Spring chromosome 6A, IWGSC CS RefSeq v2.1, whole genome shotgun sequence:
- the LOC123131633 gene encoding uncharacterized protein, producing the protein MLRLRSSILAHLLSSPATSPVSPLHRLLSAAAPAISTPTTGFAVEDYLVSTCGLTRPQALKASAKLSHLRSPAKPEAVLAFLAGLGLSAGDVAALVAKDPQFLCASVERTLAPVAAGLSGLGLSRSDISRLVSVTAGLFRHRSIVSNVQYCLPLLGSFENLLHAVSHGSSLVGSDLERVVKPNVALLQESGLGVCDIAKLCLNRPRLLSSNPERVQAALASAEALGVPRGSGMFRYAIEAVASFTEEKIAARVDYLKKTFRWSDADVSIAVCKAPNLIAKSKESLQCRSEFLISEVGLEPAYLAQRPAMVCYSLQGRMRPRYHVVKFLKENGLVKHDPSYYTVFKESEKYFVDKFICPHKEAAPHLAEDYAAACRGEVPARFRFT; encoded by the coding sequence atgctcCGCCTCCGCAGCTCCATCCTCGCCCACCTCCTCTCATCTCCAGCCACCTCTCCCGTATcccctctccaccgcctcctctcaGCCGCAGCGCCAGCCATCTCCACCCCGACCACCGGGTTCGCCGTGGAGGACTACCTCGTCAGCACCTGCGGCCTCACCCGACCCCAAGCCCTCAAGGCCTCCGCCAAGCTCTCCCACCTCAGGTCCCCTGCCAAGCCCGAAGCCGtcctcgccttcctcgccggcctcggcctctccgccggcgatgtcgccgccctcgtcgccaaGGACCCGCAGTTCCTCTGCGCCAGCGTGGAGAGAACACTGGCGCCCGTCGCCGCGGGGCTCTCCGGCCTCGGCTTATCGCGATCTGACATCTCGCGCCTCGTCTCGGTTACTGCCGGCCTCTTCCGGCATAGATCCATCGTCTCCAACGTACAGTACTGTCTGCCCCTCCTCGGCTCCTTCGAGAACCTCTTACACGCGGTCAGCCATGGCTCCAGCCTTGTCGGATCTGATCTCGAGCGGGTGGTCAAGCCCAATGTCGCTCTCCTGCAAGAGAGTGGGCTAGGTGTTTGTGATATTGCCAAGCTGTGCCTCAATAGGCCACGGCTGCTCAGCAGCAACCCAGAGCGCGTCCAGGCGGCGTTGGCGTCCGCCGAAGCACTCGGTGTACCCCGTGGATCCGGGATGTTCAGGTATGCGATTGAAGCTGTTGCATCCTTCACCGAGGAGAAGATCGCTGCCAGAGTGGACTACTTGAAGAAGACATTCAGGTGGTCGGATGCCGACGTGAGCATTGCTGTGTGTAAGGCTCCGAATTTGATCGCAAAATCAAAGGAATCACTGCAGTGCAGGTCTGAATTCCTCATCTCTGAGGTGGGGTTGGAACCGGCCTACCTCGCTCAACGTCCGGCAATGGTCTGTTACAGCCTACAGGGCCGGATGAGACCCCGGTACCACGTTGTAAAGTTTCTCAAGGAAAATGGATTGGTCAAGCACGACCCGAGCTACTATACTGTTTTCAAGGAGAGCGAGAAGTATTTCGTGGATAAGTTCATATGCCCTCACAAGGAAGCTGCACCACACCTTGCAGAAGATTATGCCGCCGCTTGCAGAGGGGAAGTGCCCGCTAGATTCAGATTTACATGA